In Tursiops truncatus isolate mTurTru1 chromosome 10, mTurTru1.mat.Y, whole genome shotgun sequence, the sequence ATTTTAACAGCAGAAAGTCTAATTTCATGGAGCAGCACTTTGTTCATTCATTATAGTATTATTACTTCTGATTATAATACTATATCAAAAAGCTTGTCTTCATTATATGTAAAGTGTAGGAGTAATGGGAAAATTTACCTCATAATGTCCATAAATAACTTCATGAATTGCAAATCAAATTGTAATGTTTGCTTTCATTGTAACTACTGCATTTGTTTAGACAAAACTGTCAATGAGTTGGTTTCAGTaatatccttttttgtttgttttttgttttgtttttggccgtaCCACGCGGCTTCTGGGATCTttattccccgaccagggattgaaccaggggtCAAGGCAGTTGGAAGCGCAGATACCTAACCGTTGGACAGCCTGGGAACTCCTAtaacattctctctttctctctttttttttaataaatttattttattttatttttggctgctttgggtcttcaccgctgcacgcgggcttttctctggttgtggcgagggggactactcctcgttgcggtgcacgggcctcttaTTGTGGTGGATtttcttgttgcagggcacgggctctagtagttgtgacacacgggctcagtagttgtggctcgcgggctctagagcgcaggctcagtagttgtggcacactggcttagttgctccgaggcatgtgagatcttcccggaccagggctctaacccgtgtcccctgcatttggcaggcggatttcctaaccactgcgccaccagggaagcccaacattctcatttttaaagtaaggaaCAGAGGCTGTGAGAACCAAAGATTATTTACCTCACAGAACTCAAATTCCAACCAATGTCTTCTGATGCAATTTTCTTTCCAAGATGTCTAGATAGAATTCAAAAACACTTCACATGTACAGATTTCTCAACACTTTAGGAAGTATTTTTGCATGAATTACCTCCTCTCCCAGCACTAGGCTACATCCCTTTTCTTGGTgcatttcttatttatctttcatgATGTGTCCCGAATCAGCCAAAAAGGAAGACATGGTTAGGCTAGGAGATGAAGCTCCAGATCCCAAAGGCCTGCATGCTGCACTCCAATTCGACTCACTTCTTTTGTCTCCTGGAATAAATGCTTTACCTACCTGGGAGAACTGATGGTGATAAACCCTTCCGAGATCGAGAGTAAGGAAAATGTATGATCATCAAAGTGCCTGATGCTGAAACGAAGTGAAATAAGCAAAAGGTTTAAATCAAGGGAGACTTGACACCATGCATTAGTCAGTGTCcagtcaggaaaagagaaaactcttggttatttttacaaagataatttaataaaagttGCACAGGTTTTGGAAGGAAGAGCAAAACCCGAGCTGAAGTGTTTCAGAAACAACTGAAACTGGACCACGTATAGGGGTCTGGGCACACTGGAGAAGGCAGAGGTACTAGAATGTCGAAGTTTGGAGCGGAGGCCGGGTGGAGGTAAGGCTCTGAATTCTGTGGGGTGGGGCATGATTCTGGGAGTGTAGGATCCATTCTGGGGAAAGGGCCGGAGGAAGCTGGGAACTGAAAACAATTCCTGGTACCAGAGCGCCAAACCATGGCTAGGATGGAAGAGTTCCCTTTCCTAATCCCACCCAGCCAGCCTCCCTTGCTTTTGTAATTGAAAATAAGGCGTGGTGGACAGAAACTCTTGGCTTTTTTAGTATAGAATATAGGAAGGTTTGGGAAAGAGGTGAAACAGAAAGAGCCTGTTTTAATAAGCACAAGGGCTTCTCTATACATAGGCTTATTTGCAGAAACAACTCAGCCAACTCCAGTATCTAACTGCGTTTAGATAACATGCCCAAAACGGGCAACAAGAGGGAATCACAACTCCTCACATGAAAATGTAAGTGGCTCTGAAAAGAGCCTTTGTTTTAACAGAACCTATAAGCATTTACTTGGAGCTGGTGTACTTGGTGACAGCCTTGGTGCCCTCAGACACAGCGTGCTTGGCCAGCTCCCCGGGCAGCAGCAGGCGCACGGCCGTCTGGATCTCCCTGGACGTGATGGTCGAGCGCTTGTTATAATGCGCCAGGCGCGACGCCTCGCCCGCAATGCGCTCGAAGATATCATTGACGAACGAATTCATGATGCCCATAGCCTTGGACGAGATGCCGGTGTCCGGGTGGACCTGCTTCAGCACCTTGTACACATACACGGAATAGCTCTCCTTGCGGCTGCGCTTGCGCTTTTTACCATCTTTCTTCTGGGCTTTGGTCACCGCCTTCTTGGAACCCTTCTTCGGGGCAAGAGCAGACTTAGCCGGTTCAGGCATACTTGCTGAATTCGAAACGCACACTAAACTATGATTCTCATATGCCTGCTTACGTCTAGAATCTCGTCTTTTATAGGCGACCTATGCAAATAAGGTGTTCAAGAATATCCAGAACTGATTTGATAATGCATTAGTGACGAGATTATGTAAATTTACTTGCATCACATCTCCTTTCTTATTGGTTGTCTAGTAAAAAGACGATTTTAACCAATCCTACCTCGCATTTGACAATTCCACCCAGCTCTATAACTGTCATCTTGTTGCTCCTTATAGAACATTTCTTTTTCGCTTTTCTTGTGGCTGTTTTTCCCCTGCTAGCACTCAGTATGTCTGGGCGCGGGAAGCAAGGAGGCAAAGCTCGCGCCAAGGCTAAGACCCGGTCATCGCGAGCCGGGCTCCAGTTCCCCGTGGGCCGAGTGCACCGCCTGCTCCGAAAGGGCAACTACTCCGAGCGGGTCGGGGCCGGGGCCCCCGTGTACCTGGCGGCGGTGCTGGAGTACCTGACGGCTGAGATCCTGGAGCTGGCGGGCAACGCGGCCCGCGACAACAAGAAGACGCGTATCATCCCGCGCCACCTGCAGCTGGCCATCCGCAACGACGAGGAGCTCAACAAGCTCCTGGGTCGCGTGACCATCGCTCAGGGTGGCGTCCTGCCCAACATCCAGGCTGTGCTGCTGCCTAAGAAGACCGAGAGCCACCACAAGGCCAAGGGCAAGTGAAACGTTTAGCAGTTCTTCAGTCCCCGTTCCGAAAATCAAAGGCTCTTTTCAGAGCCACCCACTTTTCTCCCGGAAAGCGCTGAAATACTTCGCAAGTGTAGGAGACGTGTTCAAGTCTTAATGTGTAGTTCCgcttaattttgtttatattaggCTGTTAAAAGTTTTGCGTTTAAAAATGGGAAACCGCTCCCAGGTTTGCCACAAAGGGGCTAAATTGTTAGCCGTTGGTCACATTTTATGCAccataaattcttagaaaaattcATGAAACTAGCTTTCTGCCATCCCTTTAACTGAAAAGATGCAATACGTTTGTAAACTCACATAAAGAACCCCTGTTAAGGGAATTCTGTGTCAGGACATAAATTAGGGCTTTTAGGTTTGGATAACGTATATGTATGTAAATGACAGGATACAGACCATAATGCCTCATGTTGAGTGGTGGTTTTGCATGTACACGAGGTATATACATTATTACATATAATGTATAGTCAAACGAACTTGGtgtcaaaaagtaaaatatgaataaaataaatgagagaacaAAGGAGGAATAGCTGACCAATGACATGTCTGGGCGGGCTTTTTAAATTCTGCGAATGACGGCATTATTAGTGAGAATTGTTTAGTCCATAGGTCGTTTCTCCTTTCAGAAAAATTCAATGAATGAAGTACACTAAAATCTCTACTAAGTGAAACCTTACTGTTATGGACTCAATTCAAAGTGGACTataaacttgaaataaaatttcgataactcatttaatctttaatgGAATCCAACCGTATTTCTCCTAAAGGCAACGTGAGAACCAATTAGATCACAGCGCGGGAACTAGGAATCAGACTGATCTGCACCCATACATAAGGTCAGAACCGGCACCAGCACCACACTACTCTCCagccagtttccttttctgttatcGTCATGGCTCGTACAAAGCAGACCGCTCGCAAGTCCACCGGCGGCAAGGCACCGCGCAAGCAGCTGGCCACCAAGGCGGCCCGCAAGAGCGCGCCGGCCACGGGCGGCGTGAAGAAGCCGCACCGCTACCGGCCCGGCACGGTGGCCCTGCGCGAGATCCGCCGCTACCAGAAGTCCACGGAGCTGCTGATCCGCAAGCTGCCGTTCCAGCGCCTGGTGCGCGAGATCGCGCAGGACTTCAAGACCGACCTGCGCTTCCAGAGCTCGGCCGTGATGGCGCTGCAGGAGGCGTGCGAGGCCTACCTGGTGGGGCTCTTCGAGGACACCAACCTGTGTGCCATCCACGCCAAGCGCGTCACCATCATGCCCAAGGACATCAGCTCGCCCGCCGCATCCGCGGGGAGAGGGCGTAACCCAAGGCTATTGCTTACTCTGAACTGAAAAAGGCACTTTTTAGAGCCACCTACTTTGTCGATAAGAACTGTTGTAatgcttttccttattttaccTCCCTAGGCAGTTAATAAACAACAATCGGAAGAAAAACCtctctctactcttttttttttctgccttataGCAGGATATAAATTCTGTACTGGAGACTGCACAGGCTGTTCAGACCAGAGAGGCTCCAGAGGACTCTTAACAAACCTCGCTGTTAGTTTCCTCCCATATATTTACCTTCTCACAGTTTGCTGCCCTTAGAAGCCTAAAAGTgcttttctttgtcctgtcatttCCCTACAAATCTAGTCTTTGTTGAAGATGCTATGTAAGCTGGAGTTATAAGCCACCTCTTTGGATTACTTTCTCCTGGGTCTCTGCTACTGTATGTATGaaatatacatgttaataaacctgtttatttttcctttgctaatCTGTGTTTTGTTACAGGGGTCCCAGCTGAGAACCAAGATGTACAGCGGGAAAGTTCtcgaccaccaccaccaccacccgccctccacctgggaaaaagaaagaagattgaaTTAAAATCAAACGAGCAAATTTAGATGGAAAAGGTTTATTGTCCTATGGTACAATTATATTATTACCTTTACGTTATCTTTTCTACTGGAAAGAGATAATAGTCACCTCTAATAGACAAAAATCATTGAAATTTTCAATATCCTATAAATTAGCATCTAAATTCATAGACACTTCACAGATATTAGACCCTAATAAATAGTTAAACAGAAACGCCTTCCCGTAGAATAACTAAAAAACACTTGGGCAGGCTTTTTAGACTATGTTCTCATATGACAACAAAACGAAATTCAGTCGGTTCCTTTACCttaatttgacatttatatatatcTTAACAGATTTCAGAGCTGTTCTGTAGTGACCAGAGCCTTTCCTTTATCCTCAGTGAGCCCATGCCTTATAAATTTCCACCTTCCTGTATGCTGCTTACCAATGATGATTTGCCATGATGTTGAGTGACAAGTGTTCAATTTCCCGGGCCTAAAGGAAAAGGTGAAAAGAACCAGCACCTCTCCTAAATCCCCCTTTATTTCCAATCAAGTCACAATTACATGATATCtcacttacattttttttcaaaaaggcaaaatcatgattcagcaaataaaaatgagaatgtgTCAAAGAACTTCACTTTTCAATAAATGAACCAACAGGTAAATGTTCAAAGAACATTTAAGAAATTAGGATATTTACAGAAAATGTAACAAAGAAATGTTAGAACAGGATtgttaaattagtttaaaataaaattattttattatccaaTAGGTCATAAATCTTCTACTGGATAGAAATTATTTGCCTCTCTGCCAGTTAAGTAACTTCACTAATTTTGGTACCTACAGTCAATAGTAAATAGTTAGATGGTCTAAGTACATTTTTATAGAATCCTTGTGTGGCCTATAACCTTGTATATTGGACATCATGGCCCCTCCCTTTTTCCTTACTTCCAAGTCTCAGACAATTTTTCTCacactgaggcaggagatagatgagccccaggctgagcagctggagtttgtcgCCTGTGGCCAGATACTCCAAGACAAAGGTAATagctggagcagagaggagctgagtcgtgcccagataaaagataaagagaccacatatacctcattctcaaggtcaaggaAACCTTCCAGACTACACATGCGCAGAAACACTCCTTGGAGGTCAAAtaaggagggggcaccaccccatagtaagtgatgtcaacctacccataagcctctttgctagaatccatcttggctaagagatgcaggAGCACACGTGGCAGGACCCTGAGATAATCCAAATACGACTTAGAACCAagaaaagcaagatgattggtcaaaagaaacctggaagagatgccccatataagtgatttaaactacTGCAAGCACTCAACATTCTGAGTTCACCCAGGTGTACCtattgagaaatggaatatttcctgccatatcagtaaacaaaggatgtcacagcaGAGCTTGTAGCCCTCCAgtgtgagctggtgagccctgagggaatttaggaaggaaagaatacctgccatctagtagccatcagactgcagccactccatacagtgagccctgaggaaactcaggatgtgaaaatacaggatactggccccagacagctgaggtgcatatcaaaggaatgagttcggtgagcccagactcttgcatcttcccatacatagaaaagagCTAAATTCCTTAATTTGAGATATCTAGTTtcctttaattaacaataatcttttgatgttcctgactacctgccctttgttgcaaaatgTCTATAAAACCTGGCTCTCCCCTAGCCTCCtaggagcagttctctcagggttacttgagatgctggcCTCCCAGGCTTTTAAGTCCTAAAAATCTCCACCggataaaacataactctcaatttttaggttgtgaataattttttaagtccaCACTATTCACaagtactctttttcctcctcataAACACTTTagttgtttcactactttccatctctttgtgggaattcatttctGCAAAGCCAGGGGGCCaggggccttgtcactggccactgtccctggtggtctggtggctaggattcagcactctcactACCGCGGCCTGACTTCAGTCTCTAGCCCAGGAACTGAAAtcctgcaggctgaggccacccaAGATCAACACAGTGAAtcgttaccaaaaaaaaaaaaaaagaaatatatatatatatatatatatttatatatatatatatacacacacacacatatgtatgtatataaatatatatataaactttcaaGATAAATTTCTATGACACACCATGGTGTAACTCCTTGACATTCTTATTTTACTCATGCATCAAATAATGGacactttaactttttattctttctagacTCCAAAGTAATTTACCTGATTTTTTAACCTCATTCTCTCTTAGTCTTTACCTACTTTCCAGGAATAGTAAATTGTTTTCTGGCCTTCCTTCTTTTAAGGAAACGCTTTTGTACTTCTactaaatgatttattttcttcttttgttttataaaaccACTGAGTGCACAATCTATCAAACAATCTATCAATCAAAGAACACTCATTGCTTTCATAATCAGTTCTGAATGTTCCCTCTCAAGAAACacacttttggggaaaaaaaaataagcataaatttTCAGGTACTCTCCATTTCCTGATATTCTGCCCTTGAAGAATTCTAAGGTCAACAATTTTTCTAGTATTCATCTTTTCTTGCCTTGATAAGTAATGGTTTATTCCACAAGGCTGCCTTAGTTCtctaatgtgattttatttttaaatttatttttgcaatGCTTCATTCTAGTTGAGACGTGTATCTGTAATTGGGTTTCTTAGAAATACATTGAACATCCACTGTGTTCCAAAGCCCATGATAGCAAGGTTGGatacagatcaagaaacagagagggaaaaggaaaaattctagAGCACCACTGACCAAAGAAAACAATGCAAGgcaaacatttaatgaaaaaattttcagtagccacattttaaaaagcaaagagacgcaatattttaaataatacattgcATTTAACCCAAAACATCCAAGATATgttcatttcaacatgtaataaaTATAGAGATATTATTAATGCAAtatcttacattctttttttcaatctAAATCTACCAAATTGGGTTTATATTTTAGTCAATCTGacactaattttttttactggaaatgatttgtatttaaattccatacagtttattgtttaaaattaagTTCACATGCCCAGGTTGTTCAAACATACCTAAAAATTTCCAATAACTGAAATGGAGTATCAgcctttaaatttaaattaattaaaattaagtaaaattaaaaattcagctccTCAGCAACATCAATCCCattccaaaaaatatattttttcatatctatatgaatatattatatatatcatatataataacGGCTCAAAAGTTATTCCTGACTACTTTATCAGACAATACAGTCTTAGGCGGAATTGTGTTCGGAGCGTGGAGATGGCAATGGGGACTGCTGGTTAAATTGGGggaattatataaatttaaatgtaatgaTGTAAGTTTAGCACTGActtcttaaataaaaagtttgCTCACAAAAAGATATGGAGATTAGGAAACCAACTGAACATAGGCCCAGATGGCAAAATACCAGATTGAGAGATTTAAGAATATTGGCGAGAAAGTCAATCTTTGGAGCATGAAGATGGAATTTCCGCAGGTAATTACAGTAGTCCTCAATGACTGTGTTGAGCATTTGACCAGAAATTTACTTTTTGATTTTCAGAACACCTTTGTGATGTCGGGGTTAACATTTCCAttctacaaatgaagaaaacaaagtaaaaataagaaaacacctGCCACAAAACCGGTCCTGGACGTCAGAAGGTGAAAGATAGCAAATACTGAGGGCACAAGCAATGGAGTCATACCTCCCAAAAACAAACACGCCAGCGGGAAAGACTTGTTGCCCAATGGATTTCAGAAATTTCCTCGCTCCCTAAGACAAGTTTACCACCATAactatttcaccttcatttaaagtatacaaaaatGCTTCTCtgcgggtttccctggtggcgcagtggttgggggtccgcctaccgatgcgggggacgcggttcgtgccccggtccgagagggtgccgcgtgccgcggagcggctgggcccgtgggccatggccgctgggcctgcgcgtacggagcctgtgctccgaaacgggagaggccacaacagtgagaggcccgtgtaccgcaaaaaaaaaaaaaaaaaatgcttctctgGTTAGAGAGAACCCAGGGACTCCATTTCAGATATGCGTTTAAAATGAGAGGCAATGTATAATTTCGGTTAATGACTTGGCCTAAATATCCAAACTTGAAAAACAGATGCTGGCTTAATAGGCACAATTATTTCATTCCCTTGATAaacaagagaatttttttaaatgcccttaAACAGAACGTGTTAAACTGAATTCTGAGAATGAGCAGACAAAGCAATCTTCTCTTTTCGGCTCCGCCCCACTGACTCTCGGGCATGGTGGGCGGGGATAAATTAGCTTACGAACTAACCCCACCCCCTACCCACCCTCATTTGTAGTTTTCAAAAAGGTCCGCTTCCGTATTTTAAATAGGAATTTCGGTGTGCTCTCCCTATTTGTGAGTACAGTACCTCATCTAGTCTTAGTGATGTCTGGACGTGGCAAAGGCGGGAAGGGCTTGGGTAAAGGGGGCGCCAAGCGCCACCGCAAAGTCCTGCGGGATAACATTCAAGGGATCACAAAACCTGCAATACGTCGCCTGGCTCGTCGCGGTGGAGTAAAGCGCATCTCAGGTCTTATTTATGAGGAGACCCGCGGGGTTCTGAAAGTGTTTCTGGAGAACGTAATTCGGGACGCGGTCACCTATACCGAGCACGCCAAGCGCAAGACTGTCACGGCCATGGACGTGGTCTACGCGCTCAAGCGCCAGGGACGCACTCTCTACGGATTTGGCGGTTAAGTCGGCACCCACAAACTAATTTTCTGTAGCAATGTCTAAGGCCCTTTTCAGGGCCACCTAACTACTCGCTTGAAAGAGCTCGTTGCCCTGAACTGctgttttcaggtttttttgtaaGGAACTTGAGTTCCGAAGTTTGTTAGATTTTTGGGGTGCAGTTGCTTTAATGCAGCTCATGTTTGCTTAGGTTTGAGTGCATCAAACGTTTACACCGTGTTGCAGTTTTAATGCCACACGATGGCTTTTCCAGTGTAGAACCCTTAAGCGTCCCACATTGTTTGAATAGCACTTCTGATTCTTAGAATTCTCGGTCTTGCAAAATTAACCAATGAACTTTAAGATTTTACTAATTTATTAGATTTTCCGAAATACGGAATTACTGTTTGACAGTAAGCTATGAATAGTGTTGAGGGACAAATATAGGTAATACCTTATTGGCCTGCTCAAATCTCACTCAAAACTTtagtaaatttaaatattcagCCCCTAGTAGGGCAACTCAAGGGACAAGGTATAATGAAAGAAGCTAAGACTGAACTG encodes:
- the LOC101332328 gene encoding histone H2B type 1-C/E/F/G/I-like codes for the protein MPEPAKSALAPKKGSKKAVTKAQKKDGKKRKRSRKESYSVYVYKVLKQVHPDTGISSKAMGIMNSFVNDIFERIAGEASRLAHYNKRSTITSREIQTAVRLLLPGELAKHAVSEGTKAVTKYTSSK
- the LOC101326046 gene encoding histone H4: MSGRGKGGKGLGKGGAKRHRKVLRDNIQGITKPAIRRLARRGGVKRISGLIYEETRGVLKVFLENVIRDAVTYTEHAKRKTVTAMDVVYALKRQGRTLYGFGG
- the LOC101326326 gene encoding histone H2A type 1-B → MSGRGKQGGKARAKAKTRSSRAGLQFPVGRVHRLLRKGNYSERVGAGAPVYLAAVLEYLTAEILELAGNAARDNKKTRIIPRHLQLAIRNDEELNKLLGRVTIAQGGVLPNIQAVLLPKKTESHHKAKGK